The Neodiprion virginianus isolate iyNeoVirg1 chromosome 5, iyNeoVirg1.1, whole genome shotgun sequence genome contains a region encoding:
- the LOC124306175 gene encoding carbohydrate sulfotransferase 5-like, which yields MMSKKTNFFGLLVTGCLLSVLLFFNGEYGSLSKHEVQPSAAFHESKENNTTADKKEHDSASKDIEKILNMQRELIIKDMKNYEYPNGKYNISASKLEDLVMENNGTPIRSIIVTTWRSGSTFFGDILNANPANYYHYEPLLAFDIVQVRGPPLSSKALKWVKDLLNCEYEDLGEYIDYGKPHPWVFNHNTNLWKQCGHHKGVCYDHKFLSSMCKLFPFQSMKLVRMRLRIAQELLADEKLAVRIVLLVRDPRGILQSRKHRDFCPPSPDCSDPALTCADLVSDYKVAVELLKKYPTRFKVIRYEDLSLDPYKYVEELYKFYGLFFHPETKKFLDTHTKASKGGVSSTFRDSAAAPFHWRTELKFEEVEEIQESCVTAMKYWGYVPAMNATHQTEFKPVTDFLL from the exons ATGATGTCGaagaaaacaaactttttcgGCTTGTTGGTAACAGGATGTTTACTCTCGGTGCTTTTGTTCTTCAATGGGGAATACGGTAGCCTCTCAAAGCACGAAGTGCAGCCGTCGGCAGCTTTTCACGAGTCGAAGGAAAAT AATACCACAGCTGATAAGAAAGAACATGATTCTGCATCAAAGGATATCGAAAAAATCCTTAATATGCAGAGAGAATTAATCATCAAAGACATGAAGAACTATGAATATCCCAATGGAAAATACAATATCAGTGCCAG CAAACTTGAGGATTTGGTGATGGAAAATAACGGAACACCGATCAGAAGTATAATTGTAACAACATGGCGAAGCGGAAGCACATTTTTCGGCGATATTCTTAACGCAAATCCGgcaaattattatcactatgAACCGCTGCTGGCTTTCGACATCGTTCAAGTCCGAGGTCCTCCCTTGTCTTCGAAGGCTTTGAAGTGGGTCAAGGATTTGCTCAACTGCGAATACGAAGACCTAG GTGAATACATCGACTACGGAAAACCACATCCGTGGGTTTTTAATCACAATACGAATTTGTGGAAGCAGTGTGGACATCACAAAGGGGTCTGCTATGACCACAAATTTCTCAGCTCGATGTGCAAGCTCTTTCCATTCCAATCGATGAAACTTGTACGAATGAGGTTACGAATCGCACAGGAGCTTCTTGCGGATGAAAA ATTAGCCGTACGCATAGTGTTGTTGGTCAGAGATCCTCGAGGGATTCTTCAGTCGAGAAAACATCGTGACTTTTGCCCTCCAAGTCCTGATTGTTCCGATCCAGCTTTGACGTGCGCTGATCTTGTCTCAGATTACAAAGTTGCTGTTGAACTGCTGAAGAAATACCCAACTAGATTCAA AGTGATACGATACGAAGATCTTTCCCTGGATCCGTACAAGTATGTCGAAGAACTTTATAAGTTTTACGGACTCTTTTTTCATccggaaacgaaaaaatttcttgatacTCATACCAAAGCCAGCAAGGGTGGAGTGTCGAGTACTTTTCGAGATTCAGCAGCAGCTCCGTTTCATTGGAGAACAGAATTGAAATTCGAGGAAGTAGAAGAAATACAAGAATCTTGTGTAACTGCTATGAAATACTGGGGTTACGTTCCAGCAATGAACGCCACTCATCAGACGGAATTCAAACCTGTGACAGACTTTTTGTTATAA
- the LOC124306169 gene encoding carbohydrate sulfotransferase 5-like, whose translation MLKRGSFYVLIGLGSFFLLFLMLDERFGSPLVYQIQPTAAVPHTKQKKIAPKEKLAKIQKPDEVLLLPDTAGVKKKLKPASSGKILEQIISTQRKLISKDMKGYEYPDGKYNISASKLEDLVMEKHGRPVRSLIVTTWRSGSTFFGDILNAHPANYYHYEPLLAFDIVQIRGPPLSSKALKWVKDLLNCEYEDLGEYIDYGKPHPWVFNHNTNLWKQCERHKGVCYDHKFLSSMCKLFPFQSMKLVRLRLRIAQELLADEKLAVRMVLLVRDPRGILQSRKHRDWCPSSPDCFDPALTCADLVSDYKVAVELLKKYPTRFKVIRYEDLSLDPYKHVEDLYKFYGLNLHPRTKKFLDSHTKASKGGVSSTFRNSAIAPFHWRTELEFAEVEEIQEYCTTAMKYWGYVPAMNATHQKEFNPVTNYALK comes from the exons ATGTTGAAACGAGGAAGTTTCTACGTTCTGATCGGCCTCGGATCTTTTTTCCTGCTGTTTTTGATGCTTGACGAGAGATTCGGCAGCCCTTTAGTGTATCAAATACAGCCGACGGCTGCTGTTCCACATACGAAGCAAAAG AAAATCGCGCCAAAAGAGAAGCTTGCGAAGATTCAGAAACCAGACGAG GTACTGTTATTGCCAGATACTGCAGGTGTTAAGAAAAAACTTAAACCGGCATCGTCAGGAAAAATTCTGGAGCAAATCATTAGTACGCAACGAAAATTGATCAGCAAAGACATGAAGGGCTACGAATATCCCGATGGAAAATATAACATAAGTGCCAG TAAGCTCGAGGATTTGGTGATGGAAAAACATGGAAGACCGGTCAGAAGTTTGATCGTGACAACATGGCGAAGCGGAAGCACATTTTTTGGCGACATTCTTAACGCACATCCGGCAAATTATTACCACTACGAACCGCTGCTGGCTTTCGATATCGTTCAAATCCGAGGTCCTCCCTTGTCTTCGAAGGCTTTGAAGTGGGTCAAGGATTTGCTCAACTGCGAATACGAAGACCTAG GTGAATATATCGACTACGGAAAACCACATCCGTGGGTTTTTAATCACAATACGAATTTGTGGAAGCAGTGTGAACGTCACAAAGGGGTCTGCTATGACCACAAATTTCTCAGCTCGATGTGCAAGCTCTTTCCATTCCAATCGATGAAACTTGTACGACTAAGGTTACGAATCGCACAGGAGCTTCTTGCGGATGAAAA ATTAGCTGTACGGATGGTGTTGTTGGTCAGAGATCCTCGAGGGATTCTTCAGTCGAGAAAACATCGAGACTGGTGTCCTTCGAGTCCTGATTGTTTCGATCCAGCTTTGACGTGCGCGGATCTTGTCTCAGATTACAAAGTTGCTGTTGAACTACTAAAAAAGTACCCAACCAGATTCAA GGTGATACGATACGAAGATCTTTCCCTGGATCCGTACAAACATGTTGAAGACCTTTACAAGTTTTATGGACTCAACCTTCACCcgagaacgaaaaaatttctcgattcTCATACCAAAGCCAGCAAGGGTGGAGTATCGAGTACATTCCGAAATTCAGCGATTGCTCCGTTTCATTGGAGAACGGAATTGGAATTCGCGGAAGTAGAAGAAATACAAGAATACTGCACCACCGCAATGAAATACTGGGGTTATGTTCCGGCAATGAACGCTACTCATCAGAAGGAATTCAACCCTGTTACAAACTACGCGTTGAAATAG
- the LOC124306172 gene encoding carbohydrate sulfotransferase 5-like, with the protein MSKRASFYGLIGVGIFFTLYSTFNVNYEGHSVRKTEPTVPIPQQSEQKSPRWEDKPQITTVERGIDPVSKTIEQIMSEQPELISNAMEDYQYPNGKYNISASKLEDLVMEQNGRPVRSLIVTTWRSGSTFLGDILNAHPANYYHYEPLLAFDIVQVRGPPLAAKALKWVKDLLNCEYQDLDEYVNYGRGRPWAFIHNPYLWKQCEAHRDVCYNPKFHSSLCRLFPFQSMKLVRLRLRIAQELLADEKLAVRMVLLVRDPRGILQSRKHRDFCPPSPDCSDPALTCADLVSDYKVAVELLKKYPTRFKVIRYEDLSLDPYKHAEELYKFYGLFFHPKTRDFLDSHTKASMGGVSSTFRDSAAAPFHWRTELEFGEVEEIQESCATAMKCWGYVPAMNATHQKEFNPVTSYVLEL; encoded by the exons ATGTCGAAACGTGCAAGTTTCTACGGTCTGATAGGcgtcggtattttttttacactgtaTTCAACTTTTAATGTGAATTACGAAGGCCATTCGGTGCGTAAAACAGAACCAACAGTTCCTATTCCTCAGCAGTCAGAGCAGAAG TCCCCAAGATGGGAGGACAAACCGCAGATCACAACAGTGGAGAGAGGAATCGATCCGGTATCGAAGACGATAGAACAAATCATGAGTGAGCAGCCCGAATTGATCAGCAATGCTATGGAGGACTATCAATATCCCAATGGAAAATATAACATAAGTGCGAG TAAGCTCGAGGATTTGGTGATGGAACAAAATGGAAGGCCGGTCAGAAGTTTGATCGTGACAACGTGGCGAAGCGGAAGCACATTTTTGGGCGATATTCTCAACGCTCATCCGgcaaattattatcattatgaGCCGCTGCTGGCTTTCGATATCGTTCAAGTTCGAGGTCCTCCCTTGGCTGCGAAGGCTTTGAAGTGGGTCAAGGATCTACTCAACTGCGAATATCAAGATTTGG ATGAATACGTCAACTATGGCAGAGGCCGTCCGTGGGCTTTCATTCACAATCCGTATTTATGGAAGCAGTGTGAAGCTCACAGAGACGTCTGTTATAACCCCAAGTTCCACAGCTCATTGTGCAGGCTGTTCCCATTCCAATCGATGAAACTTGTACGACTAAGGTTACGAATCGCACAGGAGCTTCTGGCGGATGAAAA ATTAGCCGTACGAATGGTGCTGTTGGTGAGAGATCCTCGAGGGATTCTTCAGTCGAGAAAACATCGTGACTTTTGTCCACCAAGTCCTGATTGTTCCGATCCAGCTTTGACGTGCGCGGATCTGGTCTCAGATTACAAAGTTGCTGTTGAACTGCTGAAGAAATACCCAACTAGATTCAA AGTGATACGATACGAAGATCTTTCCCTGGATCCGTACAAGCACGCCGAAGAACTTTATAAGTTTTACGGACTCTTTTTTCATCCGAAAACGAGAGACTTTCTCGATTCTCATACCAAAGCCAGCATGGGTGGAGTGTCGAGTACTTTTCGAGATTCAGCAGCAGCTCCGTTTCATTGGAGAACAGAATTGGAATTCGGAGAAGTAGAAGAAATACAAGAATCCTGCGCGACTGCAATGAAATGCTGGGGTTACGTTCCAGCAATGAACGCTACTCATCAGAAGGAATTCAACCCTGTCACAAGCTACGTGCTAgagttataa